One window of the Anoplolepis gracilipes chromosome 9, ASM4749672v1, whole genome shotgun sequence genome contains the following:
- the LOC140669216 gene encoding monocarboxylate transporter 9 isoform X1: MGPASSREQIGEQIGDDDGLQIHPKPMILANNIVSTESEYSVEEQSRLTGADGPGGDEASPEDEGGSLCEYHDIPPPPDGGYGWVVVFASFMCNMIVDGIAYTFGVFLGEFVKYFGEGKGKTAWVGSLLSGMYLSAGPVVSALTNKYGCRAVCMAGSFLGAAAFVLSTFSSSVNMLMMTYGIMGGIGFGLIYLPAVVCVGYYFETKRSLATGIAVCGSGFGTFAFAPLATILLETYSWKGANLILAGLILNCAVFGAMMRPLEYPKASSVKPLLQRMAEEKRFQMERGSIGGSYFMVQLPDGSMEKRMKMPINIDPGVHSSFNLDQLVPGTPLTPVPTVPTLPTISEVKVQEHSSSGHTSDSSMDLKNISNKPKSKNIEETKDAEKTKDAEKPENEFNKTIIPRNASQPAFTTHVQGLPKNGSVPFFDRIRKTSTSERYKPSLSAIKNSRTTLNSNGDIRKSLHLRLSTSSMLGSRNNNAEVDDGESITFTTSKTSIPKEKPMMVRPLSRKDIFYSGSVVNLPEYQSQKSLANYRQSVISIPKSVRGDVVDMEKGQQQPLCPCLVLPDSFKEALATMMDMSLLKDPVFLLIGISNVFGMAGLYVPFVYLVDAAVLDGIESNSASFLLSIIGITNTIGRVACGYVADFPQVDSLLLNNICLIISTIAVAATPFCHTYAAYIIMSIFFGIAISGYISLTSIILVDLLGLDKLTNAFGLLILFRGAAAIVGSPLAGAVYDATQSYSIPFFMAGFFFLISTVTSFMAPAMKRCTTPQTQPVILDTLTPIDEDIEEENEEDLPEIIETAPSPLEPPEKEIKQIESVL, translated from the exons ATGGGCCCCGCCAGCAGTCGCGAGCAGATTGGCGAGCAAATCGGTGACGACGATGGCCTACAGATCCACCCGAAGCCGATGATACTGGCGAACAATATCGTAAGT ACGGAGAGCGAATATTCTGTAGAAGAACAATCGAGATTAACGGGGGCCGATGGACCAGGAGGCGATGAAGCTTCGCCGGAAGATGAAGGAGGTTCACTCTGCGAATATCACGATATACCACCCCCACCTGACGGTGGTTATGGTTGGGTGGTGGTATTTGCATCGTTTATGTGCAACATGATAGTGGACGGTATTGCCTATACGTTCGGCGTCTTTCTAGGGGAGTTTGTTAAATACTTTGGGGAAGGAAAGGGCAAGACAGCTTGGGTCGGCTCGTTGCTGTCTGGAATGTACCTTAGCGCTG GTCCTGTTGTCAGTGCTTTAACAAATAAGTATGGCTGTAGAGCAGTGTGTATGGCAGGAAGTTTCTTAGGCGCCGCCGCATTTGTACTTTCAACATTTTCAAGCAGTGTAAATATGCTTATGATGACTTACGGTATTATGGGAG GAATTGGATTTGGTTTGATATATCTACCTGCAGTAGTTTGCGTAGGCtattattttgaaactaaaagaTCCTTAGCTACGGGTATCGCTGTATGCGGATCGGGATTCGGCACGTTCGCATTCGCGCCTCTCGCGACCATATTGCTTGAGACGTACAGCTGGAAGGGAGCAAATCTAATCCTGGCTGGCCTCATCTTAAATTGCGCA GTATTTGGTGCCATGATGAGGCCTTTGGAATATCCGAAAGCTTCCTCCGTTAAACCATTATTACAAAGAATGGCCGAAGAGAAGAGATTTCAGATGGAACGTGGCAGCATCGGTGGTTCTTATTTTATGGTACAATTACCAGACGGATCTATGGAAAAGAGAATGAAAATGCCCATCAATATTGATCCTGGTGTTCATTCCAGCTTCAATTTAGACCAATTAGTGCCTG GAACTCCTTTAACACCAGTTCCAACGGTGCCAACCCTTCCAACTATATCCGAAGTGAAGGTACAAGAACACTCTTCCAGTGGACATACCAGCGACAGCAGCATggatttaaagaatatttcgaataaacctaaaagcaaaaatatcgagGAAACTAAAGACGCGGAGAAAACCAAGGACGCGGAGAAGCCCGAGAATGAATTTAATAAGACGATAATCCCCAGAAACGCATCGCAGCCGGCTTTCACGACCCACGTTCAAGGTTTGCCTAAAAACGGCTCTGTGCCATTCTTCGATAGAATTCGTAAAACGAGTACCAGCGAGCGCTACAAGCCCAGCCTTAGTGCAATAAAAAACTCTAGGACAACGCTTAACTCTAATGGAGATATCAGAAAGAGCTTGCATCTGAGACTTTCCACAAGTAGTATGCTGGGATCGCGAAATAATAACGCTGAAGTTGAT GATGGTGAGAGTATTACTTTTACTACCAGTAAAACTAGTATTCCAAAGGAAAAACCAATGATGGTCCGTCCCTTGTCGAGAAAGGATATTTTCTACAGTGGTAGCGTAGTCAATTTACCAGAATACCAAAGCCAGAAATCTCTCGCCAATTATCGTCAAAGTGTTATATCTATTCCCAAATCTGTACGTGGTGACGTAGTCGATATGGAAAAAGGGCAacaac aaCCTTTATGCCCTTGCTTGGTATTGCCTGACTCGTTTAAGGAAGCTCTAGCGACAATGATGGATATGTCTTTGTTGAAAGATCCTGTTTTTCTTCTAATTGGTATTAGTAACGTGTTTGGTATGGCTGGATTGTATGTACCTTTTGTATATCTAGTGGATGCTGCGGTCTTAGAT ggaATTGAAAGCAATTCTGCATCGTTCTTATTATCCATTATTGGAATAACGAATACTATAGGTCGTGTTGCTTGTGGATATGTCGCCGACTTTCCGCAAGTTGATTCCTTACTGTTAAACAATATTTGCTTAATTATATCTACAATCGCAGTAGCTGCAACGCCATTTTGCCATACTTACGCAGCTTATATTATCATGAGCATATTTTTCGGAATAGCAATAT ctGGGTATATCTCATTAACATCGATCATTTTGGTGGATCTCTTGGGATTAGATAAATTAACGAACGCTTTCGGCCTTTTAATTCTGTTCAGAGGGGCTGCTGCTATAGTTGGCTCACCCTTAGCGGGCGCTGTTTACGACGCAACGCAAAGCTATAGCATCCCGTTTTTCATGGCAGGGTTTTTCTTCCTTATAAGCACTGTTACTAGTTTCATGGCCCCTGCTATGAAACGGTGCACTACGCCGCag ACTCAACCTGTGATATTAGATACATTGACTCCAATTGACGAAGATATCGAGGAAGAGAACGAGGAGGACTTACCGGAAATAATAGAAACTGCGCCGTCACCCTTAGAACCAcctgaaaaagaaatcaagCAAATAGAGtctgttttataa
- the LOC140669216 gene encoding monocarboxylate transporter 14 isoform X6 — translation MCNMIVDGIAYTFGVFLGEFVKYFGEGKGKTAWVGSLLSGMYLSAGPVVSALTNKYGCRAVCMAGSFLGAAAFVLSTFSSSVNMLMMTYGIMGGIGFGLIYLPAVVCVGYYFETKRSLATGIAVCGSGFGTFAFAPLATILLETYSWKGANLILAGLILNCAVFGAMMRPLEYPKASSVKPLLQRMAEEKRFQMERGSIGGSYFMVQLPDGSMEKRMKMPINIDPGVHSSFNLDQLVPGTPLTPVPTVPTLPTISEVKVQEHSSSGHTSDSSMDLKNISNKPKSKNIEETKDAEKTKDAEKPENEFNKTIIPRNASQPAFTTHVQGLPKNGSVPFFDRIRKTSTSERYKPSLSAIKNSRTTLNSNGDIRKSLHLRLSTSSMLGSRNNNAEVDDGESITFTTSKTSIPKEKPMMVRPLSRKDIFYSGSVVNLPEYQSQKSLANYRQSVISIPKSVRGDVVDMEKGQQQPLCPCLVLPDSFKEALATMMDMSLLKDPVFLLIGISNVFGMAGLYVPFVYLVDAAVLDGIESNSASFLLSIIGITNTIGRVACGYVADFPQVDSLLLNNICLIISTIAVAATPFCHTYAAYIIMSIFFGIAISGYISLTSIILVDLLGLDKLTNAFGLLILFRGAAAIVGSPLAGAVYDATQSYSIPFFMAGFFFLISTVTSFMAPAMKRCTTPQTQPVILDTLTPIDEDIEEENEEDLPEIIETAPSPLEPPEKEIKQIESVL, via the exons ATGTGCAACATGATAGTGGACGGTATTGCCTATACGTTCGGCGTCTTTCTAGGGGAGTTTGTTAAATACTTTGGGGAAGGAAAGGGCAAGACAGCTTGGGTCGGCTCGTTGCTGTCTGGAATGTACCTTAGCGCTG GTCCTGTTGTCAGTGCTTTAACAAATAAGTATGGCTGTAGAGCAGTGTGTATGGCAGGAAGTTTCTTAGGCGCCGCCGCATTTGTACTTTCAACATTTTCAAGCAGTGTAAATATGCTTATGATGACTTACGGTATTATGGGAG GAATTGGATTTGGTTTGATATATCTACCTGCAGTAGTTTGCGTAGGCtattattttgaaactaaaagaTCCTTAGCTACGGGTATCGCTGTATGCGGATCGGGATTCGGCACGTTCGCATTCGCGCCTCTCGCGACCATATTGCTTGAGACGTACAGCTGGAAGGGAGCAAATCTAATCCTGGCTGGCCTCATCTTAAATTGCGCA GTATTTGGTGCCATGATGAGGCCTTTGGAATATCCGAAAGCTTCCTCCGTTAAACCATTATTACAAAGAATGGCCGAAGAGAAGAGATTTCAGATGGAACGTGGCAGCATCGGTGGTTCTTATTTTATGGTACAATTACCAGACGGATCTATGGAAAAGAGAATGAAAATGCCCATCAATATTGATCCTGGTGTTCATTCCAGCTTCAATTTAGACCAATTAGTGCCTG GAACTCCTTTAACACCAGTTCCAACGGTGCCAACCCTTCCAACTATATCCGAAGTGAAGGTACAAGAACACTCTTCCAGTGGACATACCAGCGACAGCAGCATggatttaaagaatatttcgaataaacctaaaagcaaaaatatcgagGAAACTAAAGACGCGGAGAAAACCAAGGACGCGGAGAAGCCCGAGAATGAATTTAATAAGACGATAATCCCCAGAAACGCATCGCAGCCGGCTTTCACGACCCACGTTCAAGGTTTGCCTAAAAACGGCTCTGTGCCATTCTTCGATAGAATTCGTAAAACGAGTACCAGCGAGCGCTACAAGCCCAGCCTTAGTGCAATAAAAAACTCTAGGACAACGCTTAACTCTAATGGAGATATCAGAAAGAGCTTGCATCTGAGACTTTCCACAAGTAGTATGCTGGGATCGCGAAATAATAACGCTGAAGTTGAT GATGGTGAGAGTATTACTTTTACTACCAGTAAAACTAGTATTCCAAAGGAAAAACCAATGATGGTCCGTCCCTTGTCGAGAAAGGATATTTTCTACAGTGGTAGCGTAGTCAATTTACCAGAATACCAAAGCCAGAAATCTCTCGCCAATTATCGTCAAAGTGTTATATCTATTCCCAAATCTGTACGTGGTGACGTAGTCGATATGGAAAAAGGGCAacaac aaCCTTTATGCCCTTGCTTGGTATTGCCTGACTCGTTTAAGGAAGCTCTAGCGACAATGATGGATATGTCTTTGTTGAAAGATCCTGTTTTTCTTCTAATTGGTATTAGTAACGTGTTTGGTATGGCTGGATTGTATGTACCTTTTGTATATCTAGTGGATGCTGCGGTCTTAGAT ggaATTGAAAGCAATTCTGCATCGTTCTTATTATCCATTATTGGAATAACGAATACTATAGGTCGTGTTGCTTGTGGATATGTCGCCGACTTTCCGCAAGTTGATTCCTTACTGTTAAACAATATTTGCTTAATTATATCTACAATCGCAGTAGCTGCAACGCCATTTTGCCATACTTACGCAGCTTATATTATCATGAGCATATTTTTCGGAATAGCAATAT ctGGGTATATCTCATTAACATCGATCATTTTGGTGGATCTCTTGGGATTAGATAAATTAACGAACGCTTTCGGCCTTTTAATTCTGTTCAGAGGGGCTGCTGCTATAGTTGGCTCACCCTTAGCGGGCGCTGTTTACGACGCAACGCAAAGCTATAGCATCCCGTTTTTCATGGCAGGGTTTTTCTTCCTTATAAGCACTGTTACTAGTTTCATGGCCCCTGCTATGAAACGGTGCACTACGCCGCag ACTCAACCTGTGATATTAGATACATTGACTCCAATTGACGAAGATATCGAGGAAGAGAACGAGGAGGACTTACCGGAAATAATAGAAACTGCGCCGTCACCCTTAGAACCAcctgaaaaagaaatcaagCAAATAGAGtctgttttataa